TTACCCTTTTATCTGAATAACCCTTGTCAACTGAGGATTTCCTGATGCTAATTAGTGTCTGTCAAAACCTGTGGAATTTTACCCAACGATTTCTAGTTCTGAGTTTGTGTTTGGGAATCATCCTGTGTGCGTTGACCAGTCCTGCCCAGGCCCGTGTCCAACAGATTGAAGAAGCTCCCGGACAAATCGTTTATCAGGCCCGGCAAACGATCCGGGATCAACAGAATCAAACCTGGCAAGTCATCGCGTTTCAACGGGCTAAAGATAGCCAAATGGGGCATCCCTATTTACGGGTGGTGGGATTTCCAGGCCTGACCAGCATTGATCCCCAGTTGCCGTTGATCATGACCAATGCCCTTGGAGATCGCCTCATCGCCCCACCGGCCTCGGAAAACTTATTTACAGATGCTGCCAACCCCGAACCCCACATTGCCCAATATGGTTTGATGGAAATTATACCCAAGCTGAATATTGCTGTGCCCTTGCGTTTAGAGATTCCCAGCCTTGAAAAAGCCGTCACCTTAAATATCAGTCCCAGCGCGTTGTTTGAATGGCAAAACCTGACCAAAAGTTCCAGGACACCCCCAGAATGAGGATGTTCAAGAC
The window above is part of the Pseudocalidococcus azoricus BACA0444 genome. Proteins encoded here:
- a CDS encoding DUF3122 domain-containing protein — translated: MLISVCQNLWNFTQRFLVLSLCLGIILCALTSPAQARVQQIEEAPGQIVYQARQTIRDQQNQTWQVIAFQRAKDSQMGHPYLRVVGFPGLTSIDPQLPLIMTNALGDRLIAPPASENLFTDAANPEPHIAQYGLMEIIPKLNIAVPLRLEIPSLEKAVTLNISPSALFEWQNLTKSSRTPPE